In a single window of the Hirundo rustica isolate bHirRus1 chromosome 7, bHirRus1.pri.v3, whole genome shotgun sequence genome:
- the ITGAV gene encoding integrin alpha-V produces the protein MERLPVMLVLLGAALAPGSAFNLDVERPAVYSGPAGSYFGFAVDFFAPDPFSTFLLVGAPKANTTQHNIVEGGQVLKCSWNSNRNCQPIVFDSTGNRDFAPGDPLEFKSHQWFGASVRSQNDKILACAPLYHWRTETKQEREPVGTCYLLAGSKFVEYAPCRSTTIDADGQGFCQGGFSIDFTKGDRVLLGGPGSFYWQGQLISDRVTEIVAKYDSKVYSTKYDDQLATRPASAAFDDSYLGYSVAVGDFNGDGIEDFVSGVPRAARTLGMVSIYNGKNMSSMYNFTGEQMAAYFGYSVAATDIDGDNYTDLFIGAPLFMDRSSDGKLQEVGQVTICLQRASGGFQTAKLNGFEIFARFGSSIAPLGDLDQDGFNDIAVAAPYGGEDKRGLVYIYNGGASGLNAIPSQILEGQWAARTMPPSFGYSLKGATDVDKNGYPDLIVGAFGVDTAVLYRARPVIRVNAALEVNPTILNPENKACSLGDVKVSCFKVKFCLKADGKGKLPNSLNFQVELLLDKLKQKGAIRRALFLHSKQPSHSKNMTITKGGKMNCEELDAFLRDESEFRDKLTPITIFMEYRLDYRTAADATGLHPILNQFTPANMSRQAHILLDCGDDNICKPKLEVSVESDQKQIYIGDDNPLTLIVSAQNQGEGAYEAELFVVVPPQADFIGVVRNNEALARLSCAFKTENQTRMVVCDLGNPMKAGTKLLAGLRFSVHQQSEMDTSVKFDLQIRSSNLYDNLSPVAYYQADLAILAAVEIRGVSSPDHIFLPIANWQPKENPETEDDIGPLVQHIYELRNNGPSAFSKVMMTLQWPYKYKNNTLLYIMQYEIDGPMNCTSDMEINPLKIKISASKDDDRNETLGREDHRGHRISRRDLAAAEGDVHTLGCGTADCLKIVCQVGHLERGKSAILYLKSRLWTQTFMNKENQNHSYSLKSSASFSVIEFPYKNLSFEDIHNSTVVATNITWGIQPQPMPVPVWVIILAVLAGLLLLAVLVFVMYRIGFFKRVRPPQEEQEREQLQPHENGEGTSEA, from the exons ATGGAGCGCCTGCCCGTGATGCTGGTCCTGCTGGGCGCCGCGCTGGCCCCGGGCAGCGCCTTCAACCTGGACGTGGAGCGCCCGGCCGTCTACTCGGGCCCGGCGGGCAGCTACTTCGGCTTCGCCGTGGACTTCTTCGCCCCCGACCCGTTCTC GACATTTCTTCTGGTGGGAGCTCCGAAAGCAAACACTACCCAGCACAACATCGTAGAAGGAGGGCAGGTGCTCAAATGTAGCTGGAACTCAAACAGGAACTGCCAGCCCATTGTATTTGATTCCACAG gTAACAGAGACTTTGCTCCTGGTGATCCGCTGGAATTTAAGTCTCATCAGTGGTTTGGAGCCTCTGTGAGATCCCAAAATGATAAAATTCTG GCCTGTGCTCCACTTTACCACTGgagaactgaaacaaaacaagagagAGAGCCTGTAGGAACTTGTTACCTGCTTGCTGGGTCAAAATTTGTGGAGTATGCTCCCTGCAGGTCAA CAACTATCGATGCAGATGGACAGGGATTTTGTCAAGGTGGATTTAGCATTGACTTTACAAAg GGAGACAGGGTGCTGCTTGGAGGACCTGGAAGTTTTTACTGGCAAG GCCAGCTTATTTCTGATCGAGTGACAGAGATTGTGGCAAAGTATGACTCCAAAGTCTACAGTACAAAGTATGATGACCAGCTAGCAACCAGACCTGCCAGTGCTGCTTTTGATGACAGCTACTTGG GTTATTCAGTGGCCGTTGGAGACTTCAATGGTGATGGCATCGAAG ACTTTGTATCAGGAGTCCCACGGGCAGCAAGAACTCTGGGCATG GTGTCCATTTACAATGGGAAAAACATGTCCTCCATGTACAACTTCACTGGAGAGCAG atggCCGCCTATTTTGGGTATTCGGTGGCTGCCACAGATATCGACGGGGACAA TTACACAGATCTGTTTATTGGAGCCCCTCTTTTCATGGATCGAAGTTCAGATGGGAAGCTGCAGGAGGTGGGCCAAGTAACCATCTGCCTCCAGCGAGCCTCGGGAGGGTTTCAGACGGCAAAGCTGAACGGTTTTGAGATCTTCGCGAGATTCGGCAGCTCTATCGCGCCCCTGGGGGATCTGGATCAGGACGGCTTCAACG ATATTGCAGTTGCTGCGCCATACGGTGGAGAGGACAAGAGAGGGCTTGTGTATATCTACAACGGAGGAGCAAGTGGCTTGaatgccatcccatcccagatcCTGGAAGGGCAGTGGGCCGCTCGCACGATGCCCCCCAGCTTTGGGTACTCGCTGAAAGGAGCCACGGATGTGGACAAAAATGGATATCCAG ACTTGATTGTTGGAGCCTTTGGTGTTGACACAGCTGTTCTGTACAG GGCTAGGCCAGTTATTAGAGTAAATGCTGCCCTGGAAGTTAATCCAACCATTCtaaacccagaaaacaaagcCTGTTCACTGGGAGATGTAAAAGTTTCTTG CTTCAAAGTAAAGTTCTGCTTAAAAGCGGATGGCAAAGGAAAGCTCCCGAACTCACTCA ATTTCCAggtggagctgctgttggataAACTGAAGCAGAAAGGAGCTATAAGGAGAGCTCTCTTCCTCCACAGCAAGCAGCCCAGCCATTCTAAGAACATGACAATTACAAAGGGGGGCAAAATGAACTGCGAGGAACTCGACGCCTTCTTGAGG GATGAATCTGAGTTCAGAGACAAGCTGACTCCCATCACTATTTTTATGGAATATCGTCTGGATTACAGAACGGCCGCAGATGCAACAGGATTGCACCCTATCCTCAACCAGTTCACTCCTGCTAATATGAGCAGACAG GCCCATATTCTGCTGGATTGTGGAGATGATAATATCTGCAAACCAAAGCTGGAGGTGTCAGTAGAAAG TGATCAGAAGCAGATCTATATTGGTGATGACAATCCCTTGACCCTCATTGTCAGTGCTCAGAACCAGGGGGAGGGAGCCTATGAAGCAGAACTCTTTGTCGTTGTTCCACCCCAAGCAGATTTCATCGGAGTTGTTCGTAACAACGAG GCTTTAGCCAGACTGTCatgtgcttttaaaacagagaaTCAGACTCGCATGGTAGTTTGTGACCTGGGCAATCCCATGAAAGCAGGAACTAAG ctctTAGCTGGCCTGCGTTTCAGCGTGCACCAGCAGTCTGAGATGGACACCTCTGTCAAGTTTGACTTGCAGATCCGGAG TTCCAACCTGTATGACAACCTGAGCCCAGTAGCATATTATCAGGCTGACCTTGCTATTTTAGCAGCTGTTGAAATTAGAGG TGTGTCGTCCCCTGACcacattttccttcccattGCAAACTGGCAGCCGAAGGAGAATCCCGAAACAGAAGATGACATTGGGCCTCTAGTTCAGCATATCTATGAG CTGAGAAACAATGGTCCAAGTGCATTCAGCAAGGTGATGATGACGCTGCAGTGGCCttacaaatataaaaacaacACACTGTTGTACATTATGCAGTACGAAATTGATGGTCCCATGAACTGCACTTCTGACATGGAAATCAACCCACTCAAAATTAAG ATCTCTGCTTCCAAGGATGATGACAGGAACGAGACACTTGGCAGGGAAGACCATCGTGGCCACCGCATCAGCCGAAGGGATTTAGCTGCCGCGGAGGGGGACGTGCACACCCTG GGCTGTGGAACTGCTGACTGTTTAAAGATTGTCTGTCAAGTTGGCCACCTGGAAAGGGGAAAGAGTGCAATATTGTATCTAAAATCACGCCTTTGGACCCAAACCTTCATGAAT aaagaaaatcagaatcaTTCCTACTCTCTCAAATCATCTGCTTCTTTCAGTGTTATAGAGTTCCCATATAAGAACCTTTCCTTTGAAGACATTCACAACTCTACAGTA GTTGCTACAAATATTACATGGGGCATTCAACCACAGCCCATGCCTGTGCCAGTGTGGGTTATAATTTTGGCTGTCCTAGCAGGGTTACTGCTCCTGGCTGTTCTGGTGTTTGTCATGTACAGG ATCGGCTTTTTCAAACGTGTGAGGCCACCTCAGGAAGAACAAGAAAGAGAACAACTGCAACCGCATGAGAACGGGGAAGGAACATCAGAAGCTTAA